The following proteins are co-located in the Procambarus clarkii isolate CNS0578487 chromosome 16, FALCON_Pclarkii_2.0, whole genome shotgun sequence genome:
- the LOC138365375 gene encoding uncharacterized protein, translating into MFKEEDFPPLPLEEDSGGEEVSVPLDAAAPPASPVLPSVDEASPPGVAVPSDVLPDPVADPAAPNDLPGALCASSALSSSSSSAPAPGPAPSPCVSSVMGAGVAVPPPAVCSPVPPVVEAAAAVLHRAAVHPAGGAPVSGSASGLDDVRPEPKRSQLSFSAWADVGYFSDCGSMGVEEDLDAAMSTELVVAEVHVPAGTGARVSAVPSVPSPPGGSPQGGVVASAARYGMDTGPRSGLVVTLRKDARRKVPVAAGAPVVVPSVRLTSVRVSTGDLEDVLPASVMPPDH; encoded by the coding sequence ATGTTCaaagaagaggatttcccgccgctccctctggaggaggactccgggggtgaggaggtgagtgtcCCGTTGGATGCTGCGGCTCCCCCTGCATCGCCTGTCCTTCCTTCGGTTGATGAGGCCTCTCCTCCGGGTGTTGCCGTGCCATCAGATGTTCTTCCTGATCCCGTCGCTGACCCTGCTGCTCCCAATGACCTTCCGGGCGCTCTATGTGCGTCGTCGGCgctctcctcttcctcgtcctctGCTCCTGCGCCTGGCCCTGCGCCCTCGCCTTGTGTTTCGTCtgtgatgggtgctggggtggcggtGCCGCCTCCTGCTGTGTGCAGTCCGGTTCcacctgtggttgaggctgctgctgctgttctgcatCGGGCGGCAGTTCATCCAGCTGGTGGTGCCCCTGTTTCTGGGTCCGCGTCCGGCTTGGACGATGTCCGCccggagcctaagcgttcccagcTTTCGTtttctgcctgggctgatgtgggttacttcagtgactgtggctcTATGGGTGTGGAGGAGGATCTGGATGCAGCAATGTCGACGGAGTTAGTGGTGgcagaggtccatgtgcctgctggtactGGGGCCCGTGTATCGGctgtgccttctgttccttcaccaccagggggctctccgcaggggggggtggtggcttccgctgccaggtatGGTATGGATACTGGCCCTAGGAGTGGCCTGGTGGTTaccttacggaaggatgcgcgccgtaagGTGCCCGTAGCTgcgggtgcccctgtggtggtgccttcTGTCAGGCTCACTTCTGTGAGGGTGAGCACTGGGGATCTGGAGGACGTCTTGCCAGCGTCTGTGATGCCGCCAGATCACTAG